In Ochotona princeps isolate mOchPri1 chromosome 21, mOchPri1.hap1, whole genome shotgun sequence, a single genomic region encodes these proteins:
- the LOC101535443 gene encoding C-C chemokine receptor type 5 isoform X1 produces the protein MSLLFLSLMDYQTPTSLYDIDYGMLEPCQKINVKQVAAQLLPPLYSLVFILGLVGNLLVILTLVNCKKLKSMTDIYLLNLAVSDLMFLLTLPLWAHYASAQWDFGNTMCQLTTSLYLIGFFSGIFFIILLTIDRYLAIVHAVFALKARTVTFGVVTSGVTWVVAVLASLPTIIFTKSQKEGVRYTCSFHFPTSQYHFWKNFHTLQMTILGLILPLLVMVICYSGILRTLLRCRNEKRRHRAVRLIFTIMIIYFLFWTPYNIVLLLNNFQEAFGLNNCDSSNQLDQAMQVTETLAMTHCCINPVIYAFVGEKFRRYLLLFFQKHISKRFCKHCLFFRCETPERANSAYTRSTGEQEPSTGL, from the exons ATGTCTCTTCTAT TTTTGAGCCTGATGGATTATCAAACGCCCACCTCCCTCTATGACATCGATTATGGGATGTTAGAGCCCTGCCAGAAGATCAATGTGAAGCAGGtggcagcccagctcctgcctccgcTCTACTCGCTGGTGTTCATCCTGGGCTTAGTGGGCAACCTGCTGGTCATCCTCACCCTGGTCAACTGCAAGAAGCTCAAGAGCATGACTGACATCTACCTGCTCAACCTGGCCGTGTCCGACCTGATGTTCCTGTTGACACTCCCTCTGTGGGCTCACTACGCCTCAGCCCAGTGGGACTTTGGAAACACGATGTGCCAGCTGACGACCAGCCTCTATCTCATCGGCTTCTTCTCCGGCATCTTCTTTATCATCCTCCTGACCATCGACAGGTACCTGGCCATCGTGCACGCTGTGTTTGCTTTAAAAGCCAGGACAGTCACCTTCGGGGTGGTGACCAGCGGGGTCACCTGGGTGGTTGCAGTCCTAGCATCTCTTCCAACCATTATCTTCACCAAATCTCAAAAAGAAGGTGTGCGGTATACATGCAGCTTTCACTTTCCAACCAGTCAGTATCATTTCTGGAAGAACTTCCATACATTACAGATGACCATCCTGGGCCTGATCCTGCCCCTGCTTGTCATGGTCATTTGCTACTCAGGGATCCTCAGGACACTGCTTCGCTGTCGCAATGAGAAGAGGCGGCACCGGGCTGTGCGGCTCATCTTCACCATCATGATCATCTATTTCCTCTTCTGGACTCCCTACAACATCGTCCTCCTCCTGAACAACTTCCAGGAGGCCTTTGGTCTGAACAACTGTGACAGCAGCAACCAACTGGACCAAGCCATGCAGGTGACAGAGACACTGGCTATGACACACTGCTGCATCAACCCAGTGATCTACGCCTTTGTTGGGGAGAAGTTCCGCAGGTACCTCttgctgtttttccagaaacaCATCAGCAAACGCTTCTGCAAACACTGTCTGTTCTTCCGGTGTGAGACTCCTGAACGAGCCAATTCAGCTTACACCCGATCCACTGGAGAGCAGGAGCCCTCCACTGGCCTGTGA
- the LOC101535443 gene encoding C-C chemokine receptor type 5 isoform X2 — MDYQTPTSLYDIDYGMLEPCQKINVKQVAAQLLPPLYSLVFILGLVGNLLVILTLVNCKKLKSMTDIYLLNLAVSDLMFLLTLPLWAHYASAQWDFGNTMCQLTTSLYLIGFFSGIFFIILLTIDRYLAIVHAVFALKARTVTFGVVTSGVTWVVAVLASLPTIIFTKSQKEGVRYTCSFHFPTSQYHFWKNFHTLQMTILGLILPLLVMVICYSGILRTLLRCRNEKRRHRAVRLIFTIMIIYFLFWTPYNIVLLLNNFQEAFGLNNCDSSNQLDQAMQVTETLAMTHCCINPVIYAFVGEKFRRYLLLFFQKHISKRFCKHCLFFRCETPERANSAYTRSTGEQEPSTGL, encoded by the coding sequence ATGGATTATCAAACGCCCACCTCCCTCTATGACATCGATTATGGGATGTTAGAGCCCTGCCAGAAGATCAATGTGAAGCAGGtggcagcccagctcctgcctccgcTCTACTCGCTGGTGTTCATCCTGGGCTTAGTGGGCAACCTGCTGGTCATCCTCACCCTGGTCAACTGCAAGAAGCTCAAGAGCATGACTGACATCTACCTGCTCAACCTGGCCGTGTCCGACCTGATGTTCCTGTTGACACTCCCTCTGTGGGCTCACTACGCCTCAGCCCAGTGGGACTTTGGAAACACGATGTGCCAGCTGACGACCAGCCTCTATCTCATCGGCTTCTTCTCCGGCATCTTCTTTATCATCCTCCTGACCATCGACAGGTACCTGGCCATCGTGCACGCTGTGTTTGCTTTAAAAGCCAGGACAGTCACCTTCGGGGTGGTGACCAGCGGGGTCACCTGGGTGGTTGCAGTCCTAGCATCTCTTCCAACCATTATCTTCACCAAATCTCAAAAAGAAGGTGTGCGGTATACATGCAGCTTTCACTTTCCAACCAGTCAGTATCATTTCTGGAAGAACTTCCATACATTACAGATGACCATCCTGGGCCTGATCCTGCCCCTGCTTGTCATGGTCATTTGCTACTCAGGGATCCTCAGGACACTGCTTCGCTGTCGCAATGAGAAGAGGCGGCACCGGGCTGTGCGGCTCATCTTCACCATCATGATCATCTATTTCCTCTTCTGGACTCCCTACAACATCGTCCTCCTCCTGAACAACTTCCAGGAGGCCTTTGGTCTGAACAACTGTGACAGCAGCAACCAACTGGACCAAGCCATGCAGGTGACAGAGACACTGGCTATGACACACTGCTGCATCAACCCAGTGATCTACGCCTTTGTTGGGGAGAAGTTCCGCAGGTACCTCttgctgtttttccagaaacaCATCAGCAAACGCTTCTGCAAACACTGTCTGTTCTTCCGGTGTGAGACTCCTGAACGAGCCAATTCAGCTTACACCCGATCCACTGGAGAGCAGGAGCCCTCCACTGGCCTGTGA